From one Branchiostoma floridae strain S238N-H82 chromosome 3, Bfl_VNyyK, whole genome shotgun sequence genomic stretch:
- the LOC118412008 gene encoding cytochrome P450 2J6-like isoform X1 — MATACRHISEQNQNWLGKVLGRVKSPRLASMLHDEFTVVAGGITLIMLARYLLLVGPMGTLLMTTSLLLSVQWLLRPRNFPPGPWGLPVLGNLHQIAVDPMKSLTEFGKKYGDVYSIRIGMDNVVILCGWDAFKEAIVNKADEFRMRPSHLYIYKEYADSKGIGFVNDATTHRLNRKFVLKTLKEFGLGKQTLEEDIAQEARYLCHQIYKHDGKPIGKMGSMLTRSSAGIILRLVFGKHYEWEDPEFKLFVGNITRGFELMTMYGAIFNVYPWLRYIPYVKSLGQAVMDNMSDFKKLILDKIEQHRSSRVPGKPRDLVDAFFDELEDNSGVNDFSHLLPMVADLLTAGMETTATTLHWTALYMALYPDVQRKVQDELEAAVGKGKAPTLADVSKLPFTEATIKEIQRICNVAPLAVPRMTTTDVELRGYHIPKGTQVCMNLYTVHMDPKYFSEPEVFNPNRFLGDDGKVQKMEAFAPFSAGRRVCIGEQMARNELLIFFTTMMTHFTFKLPEGAPTPDLSKGKLGITLSPPDFEVLAVRRTSGDIIENI; from the exons ATGGCAACCGCCTGCAGACATATTTCAGAACAAAATCAAAACTGGCTGGGGAAGGTGCTCGGCAGAGTCAAGAGCCCAAGGTTAGCAAG CATGCTGCATGATGAGTTCACCGTCGTGGCAGGAGGCATCACCCTCATCATGCTCGCCAGGTACCTCCTCCTCGTCGGACCAATGGGAACCCTGCTGATGACGACGTCACTCCTCCTGTCCGTCCAATGGCTGCTCCGCCCGCGGAACTTCCCGCCGGGACCCTGGGGACTACCCGTGCTGGGCAACCTGCACCAGATCGCTGTTGACCCCATGAAGAGTTTGACAGAATTCGGAAAGAAGTATGGAGACGTATACTCTATCAGG ATTGGAATGGACAATGTCGTGATCCTTTGTGGCTGGGACGCCTTCAAAGAAGCCATCGTAAACAAGGCTGACGAGTTCCGCATGCGGCCCTCCCACCTCTACATCTACAAAGAATATGCAGACTCTAAGG GCATTGGATTTGTCAACGATGCCACAACTCACAGGCTGAACAGAAAGTTCGTTCTCAAGACTCTGAAAGAATTCGGTCTCGGTAAACAAACCCTAGAAGAAGACATCGCCCAAGAGGCCCGCTATCTGTGTCACCAGATCTACAAGCATGACGGCAAACCGATTGGCAAGATGGGAAGCATGCTGACCAGGTCGTCCGCCGGCATCATCCTGCGCCTCGTGTTCGGTAAGCATTACGAGTGGGAGGACCCGGAGTTCAAACTCTTCGTGGGGAACATCACGCGCGGGTTCGAGCTGATGACGATGTACGGCGCCATCTTTAACGTGTACCCATGGCTGAGGTACATCCCTTACGTCAAATCCTTGGGACAGGCCGTCATGGACAACATGTCAGACTTTAAGAAACTCATCCTCGACAAGATTGAGCAGCACAGGAGCAGCCGAGTTCCAGGGAAACCGAG AGACCTTGTCGACGCCTTCTTCGACGAGCTGGAAGACAACAGTGGAGTGAACGACTTTTCCCATCTACTCCCGATGGTGGCCGATCTTCTGACAGCCGGGATGGAGACAACCGCCACTACTCTGCACTGGACTGCTCTCTACATGGCGCTGTACCCTGACGTACAACGGAAGGTCCAGGACGAACTGGAGGCGGCTGTAGGGAAAGGCAAAGCCCCCACCTTAGCCGACGTCTCGAAGCTTCCCTTCACGGAGGCGACGATCAAGGAGATTCAGCGCATCTGCAACGTCGCGCCCCTAGCGGTTCCCAGGATGACCACAACTGATGTTGAGCTGAGAGGCTATCACATCCCCAAAGGCACCCAG GTGTGCATGAACCTGTACACCGTTCACATGGACCCGAAGTATTTCTCGGAACCGGAAGTCTTCAATCCCAACAGGTTCCTAGGGGATGATGGGAAGGTACAGAAGATGGAGGCATTTGCTCCCTTTTCTGCAG GTCGCCGGGTTTGTATCGGAGAGCAGATGGCCAGGAACGAGCTGCTGATCTTCTTCACCACCATGATGACGCACTTCACCTTcaagctgccagagggcgccccTACTCCGGACTTAAGCAAGGGGAAGCTCGGGATCACCCTGAGCCCACCAGACTTCGAAGTTCTCGCCGTCAGGAGGACGAGTGGAGACATCATAGAAAACATCTAA
- the LOC118412343 gene encoding phospholipid phosphatase-related protein type 5-like, whose translation MTSSNVPSMHSPTLSEEETEGSDKEEEEEEESSPTASTRTGHPPVTPAKRSLTILPCFIFVECVVLGGVGALMYFLQFTNFFPPVKQGFYCNDKDYSKPYVQTETIPPLIMYGVAAGLPTIVIILGETFRMIFQKASTSQDPPERTIRSGKCHVTSWMRRVFRFIGVHLFGACSTVVLANVLQMMSGRLTPYFLTVCLPDYSQVQCQENPFVVTDICTGTDETIQQARKSFPNMPTALGGYATVYLAWYLQVTLRVSGTRLLKPLLVLGAAGAALMNAVIQVADYRCHLTDAAVGLVLGAAVATYLVFAIVNCFKPLRSRDELLQFLDTDSDVTSTISPSTMTPSKPLALPRPSVRHPHNDSNHDVSNSNVNDWRKGVANDRRPLRSEENYITRTTSVYNPAYTP comes from the exons atgacgtcatcaaacgtACCCAGCATGCACTCGCCGACGCTGAGTGAAGAGGAGACGGAGGGGTCGGacaaggaggaggaggaggaggaggagtctTCTCCGACCGCATCCACACGCACCGGGCATCCTCCAGTCACTCCGGCAAAGAGGAGTCTCACGATTTTACCATGTTTCATTTTTGTCGAG TGCGTTGTGCTAGGTGGCGTTGGCGCACTGATGTACTTCCTGCAGTTCACCAACTTCTTCCCGCCGGTCAAGCAAGGTTTTTACTGCAATGATAAAGACTACAGCAAACCCTACGTTCAGACGGAGACCATCCCACCGTTGATAATGTACGGAGTGGCTGCTGGTCTGCCCACCATTGTG ATTATCCTAGGCGAGACCTTCCGGATGATTTTCCAGAAAGCGTCGACAAGTCAGGACCCTCCGGAGCGCACTATCCGTTCCGGAAAATGTCACGTGACGTCCTGGATGCGTAGAGTTTTCAGATTCATTG GTGTCCACCTGTTCGGTGCCTGTTCGACAGTAGTGCTTGCCAACGTGCTGCAGATGATGAGCGGCAGGCTGACCCCGTATTTCCTGACGGTGTGCCTGCCTGATTACAGCCAAGTCCAGTGCCAAGAAAACCCGTTTGTCGTGACCGACATCTGTACAGGCACCGACGAAACCATCCAACAGGCCAG GAAGTCCTTCCCCAACATGCCCACAGCGCTTGGAGGATACGCGACAGTTTACTTGGCG TGGTACCTCCAGGTGACGCTGAGAGTGAGCGGGACCCGGCTGCTGAAGCCACTGCTGGTGCTGGGTGCTGCCGGGGCGGCCCTGATGAACGCCGTGATCCAGGTAGCCGACTATCGGTGCCACCTGACCGACGCCGCCGTGGGGTTAGTGCTCGGTGCAGCGGTGGCAACTTACCTG GTTTTCGCCATCGTCAACTGTTTTAAGCCGCTAAGGTCACGTGACGAGCTGCTCCAGTTCCTGGACACGGACAGTGACGTCACCAGTACCATCAGCCCCAGCACCATGACCCCCTCCAAACCCCTGGCCTTACCTCGCCCCAGCGTCAGGCACCCCCACAACGACTCCAatcatgacgtcagcaattCCAACGTCAACGATTGGCGGAAAGGAGTGGCCAATGACAGACGACCTCTGAGATCGGAGGAAAACTACATTACCAGAACGACGTCGGTGTATAACCCAGCTTATACGCCGTAA
- the LOC118412008 gene encoding cytochrome P450 2J6-like isoform X2, which translates to MATACRHISEQNQNWLGKVLGRVKSPSMLHDEFTVVAGGITLIMLARYLLLVGPMGTLLMTTSLLLSVQWLLRPRNFPPGPWGLPVLGNLHQIAVDPMKSLTEFGKKYGDVYSIRIGMDNVVILCGWDAFKEAIVNKADEFRMRPSHLYIYKEYADSKGIGFVNDATTHRLNRKFVLKTLKEFGLGKQTLEEDIAQEARYLCHQIYKHDGKPIGKMGSMLTRSSAGIILRLVFGKHYEWEDPEFKLFVGNITRGFELMTMYGAIFNVYPWLRYIPYVKSLGQAVMDNMSDFKKLILDKIEQHRSSRVPGKPRDLVDAFFDELEDNSGVNDFSHLLPMVADLLTAGMETTATTLHWTALYMALYPDVQRKVQDELEAAVGKGKAPTLADVSKLPFTEATIKEIQRICNVAPLAVPRMTTTDVELRGYHIPKGTQVCMNLYTVHMDPKYFSEPEVFNPNRFLGDDGKVQKMEAFAPFSAGRRVCIGEQMARNELLIFFTTMMTHFTFKLPEGAPTPDLSKGKLGITLSPPDFEVLAVRRTSGDIIENI; encoded by the exons ATGGCAACCGCCTGCAGACATATTTCAGAACAAAATCAAAACTGGCTGGGGAAGGTGCTCGGCAGAGTCAAGAGCCCAAG CATGCTGCATGATGAGTTCACCGTCGTGGCAGGAGGCATCACCCTCATCATGCTCGCCAGGTACCTCCTCCTCGTCGGACCAATGGGAACCCTGCTGATGACGACGTCACTCCTCCTGTCCGTCCAATGGCTGCTCCGCCCGCGGAACTTCCCGCCGGGACCCTGGGGACTACCCGTGCTGGGCAACCTGCACCAGATCGCTGTTGACCCCATGAAGAGTTTGACAGAATTCGGAAAGAAGTATGGAGACGTATACTCTATCAGG ATTGGAATGGACAATGTCGTGATCCTTTGTGGCTGGGACGCCTTCAAAGAAGCCATCGTAAACAAGGCTGACGAGTTCCGCATGCGGCCCTCCCACCTCTACATCTACAAAGAATATGCAGACTCTAAGG GCATTGGATTTGTCAACGATGCCACAACTCACAGGCTGAACAGAAAGTTCGTTCTCAAGACTCTGAAAGAATTCGGTCTCGGTAAACAAACCCTAGAAGAAGACATCGCCCAAGAGGCCCGCTATCTGTGTCACCAGATCTACAAGCATGACGGCAAACCGATTGGCAAGATGGGAAGCATGCTGACCAGGTCGTCCGCCGGCATCATCCTGCGCCTCGTGTTCGGTAAGCATTACGAGTGGGAGGACCCGGAGTTCAAACTCTTCGTGGGGAACATCACGCGCGGGTTCGAGCTGATGACGATGTACGGCGCCATCTTTAACGTGTACCCATGGCTGAGGTACATCCCTTACGTCAAATCCTTGGGACAGGCCGTCATGGACAACATGTCAGACTTTAAGAAACTCATCCTCGACAAGATTGAGCAGCACAGGAGCAGCCGAGTTCCAGGGAAACCGAG AGACCTTGTCGACGCCTTCTTCGACGAGCTGGAAGACAACAGTGGAGTGAACGACTTTTCCCATCTACTCCCGATGGTGGCCGATCTTCTGACAGCCGGGATGGAGACAACCGCCACTACTCTGCACTGGACTGCTCTCTACATGGCGCTGTACCCTGACGTACAACGGAAGGTCCAGGACGAACTGGAGGCGGCTGTAGGGAAAGGCAAAGCCCCCACCTTAGCCGACGTCTCGAAGCTTCCCTTCACGGAGGCGACGATCAAGGAGATTCAGCGCATCTGCAACGTCGCGCCCCTAGCGGTTCCCAGGATGACCACAACTGATGTTGAGCTGAGAGGCTATCACATCCCCAAAGGCACCCAG GTGTGCATGAACCTGTACACCGTTCACATGGACCCGAAGTATTTCTCGGAACCGGAAGTCTTCAATCCCAACAGGTTCCTAGGGGATGATGGGAAGGTACAGAAGATGGAGGCATTTGCTCCCTTTTCTGCAG GTCGCCGGGTTTGTATCGGAGAGCAGATGGCCAGGAACGAGCTGCTGATCTTCTTCACCACCATGATGACGCACTTCACCTTcaagctgccagagggcgccccTACTCCGGACTTAAGCAAGGGGAAGCTCGGGATCACCCTGAGCCCACCAGACTTCGAAGTTCTCGCCGTCAGGAGGACGAGTGGAGACATCATAGAAAACATCTAA
- the LOC118412007 gene encoding toll-like receptor Tollo, translated as MKGLLFFMLIGAVCHGNRNVTMTTASNRRPTLSNNGDILVGRGQLYVCALQTSISTYTCMCSQISALSIVNVDFFDTTVTQLLVDCRYKISSYHFTVFDKLPSFIKTLRILDCFEAEITKEVLAGLADVEFLDIGNSISLFTDGYDQHTEFSRINEPLDPVRLDQDLFSSVPQLKKLSLHWLYLDTFPEAIYHQTNGQAPLMNLEELDLSFNDIPELMPEFFNNMPKLRSLDMSVNRINNMSDSFANMPNLQNLYIRANFLDTLDGSPFEALPGLGTLVLSLMGPVRNVTLPGPAGLKYPTRGSLQFIYPCSFDGLSNLRILDLHHHSILTIQNGTFLHLGSLEQLDLSVGLLSAIEEDGFEGLQSLISLDLSYNNLSHIGISPFNSLPALRSLNLEGNYLESLSDEVFLGSHLLTSLKLGYNHLTDISMDAFKPLVRLESLTLHHNSLTSVEGFLSGLLSKYCEDIDISFNNVSTLDASILPSLAVAERTVTLNLSHNSLTTVYATNSYFDISESQSSKQLILTLDLRWNRLLSIPFRLDRFSFFSLPRLVIDNNDRYRYAKIGLHHRLTVLMRHNPVICDCGIYELLQNIGTAQNGALYTNTDFKEMTCQAPENLCGIKLEDLSPSQTWCQKWDCPSTCGCMVQGEQNSTLSPWNELFDCSERNLSVVPNGIPSSATILHFGRNSIMRIEKTAFMEAPITRELYLSKNNITKIDSISFSHIPLLEILYLDGNNLEEITGHQFMYLENLRELYLNRSGVRAVQKDAFRHLPLLQVLHLGHNLLKALSNDLFSDLTNLQHLSLWGNFFVCDCDILWLKYWMLNTKSILSEGNVTCTHEQNQVQENVGSLSSDILHCDLANAERKSRITIGFSIVVVLLSLLILVGIVLHKRKEDLQVYLYARYGWRFKEERENTDKPYDAFLSYSQHDLDFILQHMLPGLESRDPPFRVCLHHRDFIPGVPIAENILTAVEESRRTIVVVSRNFLDSDWCQLEFQAAHAQVLRDCANRLIMILLEEISVDDAPPEIKHYIKTHTYLRWGDERFWERLVYAMPRPRQPEELVRNMEQEPSEIRVALQQTTTV; from the coding sequence ATGAAGGGTCTTCTGTTCTTCATGTTAATCGGTGCCGTCTGCCATGGCAACCGAAACGTTACCATGACTACAGCATCGAACAGGCGGCCTACCCTCAGCAACAATGGCGACATACTCGTCGGTCGCGGTCAGCTTTACGTGTGTGCACTTCAAACTTCTATTTCAACATACACCTGTATGTGCTCACAAATATCTGCCTTATCCATTGTTAATGTTGACTTTTTCGATACAACGGTCACTCAGCTGCTCGTAGATTGTAGATACAAAATCAGCAGCTACCATTTTACTGTTTTTGACAAGCTACCGTCGTTCATAAAGACACTGCGTATATTGGATTGTTTTGAAGCGGAAATAACAAAGGAAGTGTTGGCCGGATTGGCAGATGTTGAGTTTctagatataggaaacagcatTTCGCTTTTCACCGATGGCTATGATCAACACACTGAATTCTCTCGTATAAATGAACCTCTAGATCCAGTAAGGTTGGACCAGGATCTTTTTTCGTCCGTACCACAGTTAAAGAAACTGTCACTGCATTGGCTATACCTGGATACATTTCCAGAGGCCATCTATCACCAAACGAATGGGCAAGCTCCCCTTATGAACTTAGAAGAATTGGACCTTTCTTTTAACGACATACCCGAATTAATGCCGGAGTTTTTCAACAACATGCCAAAGCTTAGATCGCTTGACATGTCGGTCAATCGAATAAACAACATGTCTGACTCATTTGCAAATATGCCAAATCTCCAAAATCTGTATATCAGAGCTAACTTCCTGGATACTTTGGATGGTTCCCCCTTCGAAGCCTTACCAGGGCTAGGCACACTAGTTCTATCCTTAATGGGTCCAGtcagaaatgtaacattaccCGGACCCGCAGGTCTGAAGTATCCTACTAGAGGATCCCTTCAGTTTATATATCCATGTTCGTTTGATGGGCTGTCGAATCTCAGAATACTTGATTTGCATCACCATAGTATTCTGACGATACAAAACGGAACGTTTCTGCATCTTGGTAGCCTTGAACAATTGGATCTATCCGTGGGACTTCTATCAGCAATCGAAGAGGACGGGTTTGAAGGGTTGCAGTCGCTAATATCGTTGGACCTGAGCTACAATAACTTGTCACACATAGGAATTTCACCCTTCAACAGTTTGCCAGCATTACGTTCACTGAATCTTGAAGGGAACTACTTAGAGTCACTATCAGACGAAGTATTTCTTGGTTCACACCTTTTGACATCTTTAAAGCTTGGCTACAACCATCTCACTGATATTTCCATGGACGCCTTTAAGCCTCTTGTTAGATTAGAATCGTTAACACTTCATCATAATTCTCTGACGTCAGTCGAGGGGTTTCTTTCGGGCTTATTGTCTAAATATTGTGAAGATATCGACATTTCATTCAACAACGTATCAACTCTAGATGCATCCATTCTGCCATCACTCGCAGTAGCTGAGAGAACGGTCACTCTGAATCTGTCACACAACTCACTGACGACAGTTTATGCCACCAACTCGTACTTTGATATAAGTGAGAGTCAGTCATCAAAGCAACTCATACTCACACTAGATTTGCGCTGGAACAGACTGCTATCTATTCCATTTCGACTTGATAGATTCAGCTTTTTCAGTTTGCCCAGGCTTGTCATAGACAATAATGATCGCTATAGATACGCCAAAATTGGCCTGCATCACAGGTTGACGGTTCTAATGCGTCATAACCCAGTCATATGTGATTGCGGGATATATGAGCTCTTGCAGAACATTGGAACTGCCCAAAATGGAGCTTTGTACACAAATACAGACTTTAAAGAGATGACGTGCCAGGCACCTGAAAACTTGTGTGGAATAAAGCTCGAAGATCTCAGCCCATCTcaaacatggtgtcagaagtgggactGTCCTTCTACTTGCGGTTGCATGGTTCAAGGTGAACAAAATTCTACTCTTTCCCCTTGGAATGAACTTTTTGACTGTTCAGAAAGGAATTTATCTGTGGTTCCTAACGGGATTCCAAGTTCAGCAACAATCCTTCATTTCGGACGGAACAGCATTATGAGAATTGAGAAAACTGCCTTTATGGAAGCTCCGATAACCAGAGAGTTGTATCTTAGCAAAAATAACATCACAAAAATTGATTCGATATCGTTTAGCCACATTCCATTGTTGGAAATTCTCTATTTGGACGGAAATAACTTGGAGGAAATCACAGGACATCAGTTTATGTATTTAGAAAACTTGCGAGAGCTGTACCTGAACAGATCCGGGGTTAGAGCTGTTCAAAAGGACGCCTTTCGGCATTTACCATTATTACAAGTATTGCATTTAGGACACAACCTATTGAAAGCTCTGTCAAATGATTTGTTCTCTGATTTAACAAATTTGCAACACTTGTCCTTATGGGGAAACTTCTTCGTATGTGATTGTGATATTCTGTGGCTCAAATACTGGATGCTGAACACAAAATCGATTCTGAGTGAGGGAAAtgtcacatgtacacatgaacaAAACCAAGTTCAAGAAAATGTCGGATCTCTTTCGTCAGATATCCTTCATTGTGATCTTGCAAACGCAGAGAGAAAGAGCAGGATTACCATTGGTTTCTCTATTGTCGTTGTTCTCCTGTCTTTACTGATATTAGTTGGGATAGTGCTGCATAAGAGGAAGGAAGACCTACAAGTTTACCTCTATGCACGGTACGGATGGCGATTCAAAGAAGAGCGGGAAAACACGGACAAACCTTACGATGCCTTCTTGTCCTACAGTCAACATGACCTAGACTTTATCCTTCAGCACATGTTACCAGGCCTTGAAAGTAGAGATCCTCCTTTCCGAGTCTGTCTTCACCACCGTGACTTCATTCCGGGTGTTCCTATTGCTGAGAACATTTTGACCGCGGTTGAGGAGAGTAGACGAACCATCGTGGTTGTCTCTAGAAACTTCCTAGACAGCGATTGGTGCCAGCTGGAATTTCAAGCTGCGCATGCGCAGGTTTTACGGGATTGCGCCAATCGTTTGATCATGATTCTCCTGGAGGAAATATCTGTTGACGACGCCCCTCCAGAAATCAAACACTACATAAAGACGCACACGTATCTAAGGTGGGGGGACGAACGGTTTTGGGAACGGCTGGTTTACGCCATGCCCCGACCAAGGCAACCCGAGGAGCTAGTTCGAAACATGGAACAAGAACCTTCTGAAATACGCGTCGCACTTCAACAAACCACTACGGTTTAA